Below is a genomic region from Saccharomyces eubayanus strain FM1318 chromosome XV, whole genome shotgun sequence.
ATAATGttttaaagtttttgaataagAATATGGGCGAATTGACCAAGcattataaaaatatcaacagTGCAAGTCACGATAAGCTGATGCAGAATTTCGAGTTAGATAGACAATCGGAACATCCAAACAATCTGATGAGGCAACTCTTGACCATACAGCTTGATAGGGAAGCACTTCCGCAAGTTTTATCACATTATCTTCAGATTTATCCAGAGTTACCTGAAAACTACTCCATGAACGATGACAGTGACCCATTGATGCAAGCgaataatttcaaaaatatgaatGCTATTCTATTTGACGAACTAAGTAAAAGAGGAACCGATGCCAGTCATGAACCCAACCCGGAACTAGATATGTCCAGAAGTGTAATCTATCACTTGAAATTTGACGTTAACATACCGTATCCACTGAATATCATAATCAGCAGGACATGCATGATAAAATACCAGATCATATCCCGCTACCAACTTGTCTTGCAATATCATTCAAGATTGTTAGACGACACTTGGATGGATCTGAATAAAAACTATATTTGGAAGTACAGGGGTTATTCAAGTACTGTGAAAAAGGGGATTATAAGAACCACAAGAGTACTACATGGCAAGATGAACCATTTCATCAAAGCCATCATGGAGTACTTCAACCAGGACGTAATTGACAAAGAAGTGCAGACACTGGGAAAATCCTATAATAGTCCCATCCTTGCCGTCGATATTCAGAATGATCTAGAGGGGGGACTGACAAACATAATGACAAATCGTTGCTTATCTGACTTGATTCCCCTACAATTGCAAATATTTGACATTGTGTACAAGTTCTGTAAGTTCATCAAATCCATAAGAACAAAATTATGTCAACTAGATCCCGTACTCTATGAAAAGCATAGAATCGTATCGATAAAATCACCAAACGAAGAATATCGTACATATAATGACGACCAAGAAGATGCCGGCTACCAGGAAGATACTGCCTTGGAGCTCATGCAGAGACTGATGGACTATATCAGCAATGCTTCCAGAAATTTCGACCAGTGTCTCGCGAGGTTTGCCCAAGAGTTGAATACCCAAAAATTCGACTTTTACGACAGTTCGAGTGCCGATGCTGCAGGTATAGAACGAATTCTCTTCTCTATAACGCCATCTCATTTAGCACCAGCTTCATCTCAAAAGTGAATTCCAACAGAACCCACTATGGCGGGGAATGACAAAATGCAAACGCGGCGTTCTATCACTAATGACGTACATTGGGCCGCAGAAAGTGGAATCCCGTTTCAAAATTGGCATCCACTAATTTGTACATCTGTACACCACACATGAGGTTTTTTGAAGACCACTTTTGTCGACCTTTCCAAGCGCAAAGCTCACGAAATTTCGAGTTGGTACCAGGTCAGCATACACACTACTAGGGTAGTTTCTTTGGCTGTATTGATCATTTGGTTCAACGTGGTCCagcatctttttttttccattgcATTCTGGCTTTCAACTTATTGTCATTTGGATCTCTGTCGAAGGTCGTGGAAGTGTATTGTGAGGAATTGGCACGAATATATATAACGAAATGcattatctttttttttaggttGATTGTTAGAAACGTATTTATAGCTAATGCAATTGTAATTAATTCTCATTTGtatcttctcttcttttgttttcttatattttcttatttatttttcttttatcttATTTCTTTCATAACACCAAGCAACTAATACTATatcaaacaataataatggCTGTCTCTAAAGTTTACGCTAGATCCGTCTACGACTCCCGTGGTAACCCAACCGTCGAAGTCGAACTTACCACCGAAAAGGGTGTTTTCAGATCCATGGTCCCATCTGGTGCCTCCACCGGTGTCCACGAAGCCTTGGAAATGAGAGATGGTGACAAATCCAAATGGTTAGGTCAAGGTGTCTTGAACGCTGTTAAGAACGTCAACGATGTTGTCGCTCCAGCTTTCGTCAAGGCTAACTTGGATGTCAAGAACCAATCCGCTGTCGATGActtcttgttgtctttGGACGGTACCGCTAACAAGTCCAAGTTGGGTGCTAACGCTATCTTGGGTGTTTCCATGGCCGCTGCTAGAGCCGCTGCCGCTGAAAAGAACGTCCCATTGTACCAACATTTGGCTGAATTGTCCAAGTCTAAGACTTCTCCATACGTTTTGCCAGTTCCATTCTTGAACGTTTTGAACGGTGGTTCCCACGCTGGTGGTGCTTTGGCTTTGCAAGAATTCATGATTGCTCCAACTGGTGCCAAGACCTTCGCTGAAGCTTTGAGAATCGGTTCCGAAGTTTACCAcaacttgaagaagttggCTAAGCAAAGATACGGTTCTTCCGCCGGTAACGTCGGTGACGAAGGTGGTGTTGCTCCAAACATCCAAACTGCTGAAGAAGCTTTGGACTTGATTGTTGACGCTATCAAGGCTGCTGGCCACGACGGTAAGGTCCAAATCGGTTTGGACTGTGCCTCCTCTGAATTCTACAAGGACGGTAAGTACGACTTGGACTTCAAGAACCCAGAATCCGACAAATCTAAGTGGTTGTCTGGTGTTCAATTAGCTGACATGTACCACTccttgatgaagaagtacCCAATTGTCTCTATTGAAGATCCATTTGCCGAAGATGACTGGGAAGCTTGGTCCCACTTCTTCAAGACCGCTGGTATTCAAATTGTTGCTGATGACTTGACTGTCACCAACCCAGCTAGAATTGCCACCgctattgaaaagaaggccGCTGACgctttgttgttgaagGTTAACCAAATCGGTACCTTGTCTGAATCTATCAAGGCTGCTCAAGACTCTTTCGCCGCCGGCTGGGGTGTCATGGTTTCCCACAGATCTGGTGAAACTGAAGACACTTTCATTGCTGACTTGGTTGTCGGTTTGAGAACTGGTCAAATCAAGACTGGTGCTCCAGCTAGATCCGAAAGATTGGCTAAGTTGAACCAATTGTTGAGaatcgaagaagaattagGTAGCAACGCTGTCTTCGCCGGTGCCAACTTCCACCACGGTGACAAGTTGTAAAGTGCTTTTAACCAAGAATTATTAGTCTCTTCTACTTTTTCATCATAGTTTAGAACACTTTATATTAACGAATAGTTTATGAATCTATAtaagtttcaaaattgatACAGTTTTATAAGTTAATTGTTCTTTTTAACTTTCCCAAGCCTTATGTTGTAttggaaagagaaaaaaaaggtgcAAACGGCGCGACCTGAGAATTTGAAGTTCGGCTAAATCTCTTACATAGAGGAGAGAAGATAAGAGAACTTTTGTTATGGATACCTGAGAACgtttaatgaaaaaaaacgacaGCATTCTCGTTTATCGGCGGTCACGAAGAGTACGGGGAACATAACACATAATCTGTTCAAGAGCATGGAAGGAAGCACGGATCACGAGCATGGTGGCATGCACATGGGAGACGGAGATGATACGTGTTCTATGAACATGCTATTTTCATGGTCCTACAAAAACACCTGTATTGTATTCAAATGGTGGCATATCAAGACATTGCCTGGGCTAATTTTGAGTTGTCTAGCAATTTTTGGGTTGGCGTACCTTTACGAGTATCTGAAATACTGCATCCATAAGAGACAGCAATCACAAAGGGTTTTGTTGCCTAATAGATCCCAGGCTAAGATAAACCAAGCCGACAAAATTTCCAATAGTATTCTATACGGTCTACAAGTAGGATTCTCATTCATGCTGATGCTTGTATTCATGACTTATAACGGCTGGTTGATGCTAGCTGTTGTATGTGGGGCAATATGGGGGAACTATAGCTGGAGCGCCTCTTATAATCCTGACATTGATGACAGTTCCCTTGCTTGTCACTGAAAATGTTATCAAGTGGTTAAACTTGATTTGTACATAAAATTGACATTGAACATGATAATTATTGTCCACGCTTGCTATAGTTATAAACTATGTAAACATTGCATGTACAATACGTAACACTCACAAGTCAAGCCGAGTccaggatttttttttctctgtaAGATCTGTTTTTGACTGCACCATAACTTCATATTtagataataataagataGGTTTTATATTAAGCGGGGGCGCTACTACGGCCTTGGCAAATGCAATGCATCGGACTTTCTACGAACCAAACACATTAACTCTGTCGGCTACTTGCTGATTGACTCTGCTAGCTCGTGACAAGACAAGAATTCAGCGAACGGTGGAAACCCGCCACTGCTCAAACTCACGACTCTTTCCGTAGCTTACTGCCATTTTCGAGAATCAATAAGAAGTTCACTAGATTGCCAAGCATCCCATGTAAAAGTTTAAATAATTTCACTTTCTTAGAGTTATTTACTACGTTATTCCATGGTAAAACTCCGACTTCGCCTGCTCAGGAGGTATATGCTCACTGTGTATCTGGTGTTGATTCTCATACATTTGTTATATTTGCTTCAATCACATGATATTACTTCCGTATTTGCCTGAAAGCGCCGCACTAGACACCCATTTCCCGAAAAAGTGACTGTTTGAGCTAATCTCTCTGGTATCCTATCAAGGGTAAAAATGACTGCAAAGAACACCCTCAGGTACACAACACTGTATTTAAATATGCTAGCTTTTTTGCGTAAATGGGTTGTGAGTTTTCATAACAGGAGAACCCAGAAACGAACGAAAGCGTAAATAGGATCAGCAACAAACGAGAAAATAATATGACAGTGAATGGCAAACAAAGATTGGCTATTATAGGTGGCGGGCCGGGCGGGCTAGCCGCTGCAAGAGTCTTCTCACAAAGCCTCAgtaattttgaaatcgaAATCTTCGTAAAGGATCACGATATCGGCGGTGTTTGGCATTACCCAGAACAAGAGAGAGATACAAGGGTTATGTACGATCATTTGGAGACCAACATTTCCAAAGAGCTGATGCAGTTTAGTGGGTTTCCCTTCGAAGCTAGTGTACCTCTCTATCCTTCGAGGATACACATCTGgaaatatttgaagaagtacTATAAGACTTTCATTGCCAGCCAGGCTTCCATTACTGTTCACCTTAGTACCGAGGTTACTTAtctggaaaagaaagactCTAAGTGGGAAATATCCTCCAAAAATGAGCTAGGAACGACCACATCGGATTTCGATTTCGTTATCGTTGCCTCGGGTCATTACAGCGTCCCGAGGTTCCCGTCTAACATTACCGGTATAGACCAATGGTTCGACAACAAGAGCGCCGGCCATTctaaagatttcaaaaactgcGAGTTTGCCCGCGATAAAATAGTCATTGTTGTGGGTAACGGGAGTTCTGGCCAGGATATTGCCAACCAATTAACCACTGTTGCGAAGAAAGTCTACAACAGTATAAGGAAACCTGCAAACAATCAGCCGCAGTCTAAACTAATCGAGACCGTCTCGACAATAAATGACGCTGATTGGAAGAGTCATTCAGTGACTCTCTCTGATGGGCAAGTAATCAGAAATGTTGACTACGTAGTCTTCGCCACAGGCTACTATTATAATTTCCCCTTCATAGACCCCTCTATCAGATCGGATGTGTTGGGAGAGGGCGTCACTGACGATGCATGCTCGTCCGTCAACCTGCGTGGCTTATGGGAACACATGGTCTACGTGAAGGACCCCACATTAGCGTTTGCCCTGACCCCTCAGTTGGTCATTCCCTTCCCCTTGGCAGAACTCCAAGCGGCCATCACCGTCGAAGTCTTTTGCAAGACCTTAGCCATCCCCGCAGATTTTGACTCCACCGTCTGCGGGGCCCATAACTTCCCCAAGGGCAAAGATCTAGAACACTATGCAGAGCTACAGCGACTTCTGGACTGTATCCCACATAGAGCTGGTCACTTTGACCCAGTCAAGTGGGACGGAAGACTCACCGACCTAAGAAACGCAAGCTACACAGACAAGGAAGAGAGAAACGTGCTTCTAACAGAACACGCGCAAATCctaaacaaacaaaatcTGCCGTACTTTCTCCCAGCGCCACACATttagttcaaaaaattacgTATACTtgtatagaaaaaaaatacaacatTATAACTGCGCTCTCCTAACGTGCATACTACgttgttcttgaaaagagaaaggtCCAGCCTAAGCCTTCATTAACGGCTCTGCCAACGGAGCCGACCGTGTGCAGCATTCATCGTACGACTTCTTAAAAACCGCAAACCATCCACCCCACCCGCTTTTACCACCACTACCGTTTCCGTCCGCTTCCGTCTCGAGACTACCAAACCTTAAAGTAAGTTTCGAGCAGCGCCACGTAGTCGCACAGAAAACCCTGCAGTGATCAGCCGCCACGCCCTTTCCGAGGGATAACAAATCTGGAAAATCTACACAGGCGCGCCCGTGATGCAATGACTATCGTCCTTTTAAAGATCCCGATAGCACGCGAATCTAAGGCCAAGAGGGAAAGAGGCCGATAGACgttcatattttttcttttgggcTTTTCCTGCCTTCTAGCCATGTCTTGGATCTGACCAATACGTATCTACGGTTGTATCAAACTGTGTTAAGGGATGGCTACTAACTTTAAATCTCTGACAAggattattttctttttttttagtctCGTCACTAACCTtaaattgtttttcctGACTTTAGGTATTCTATCTTTTTCTCGGTCgtatatttttcagttaAAGCGAAGTGAGAGaggccaaaaaaaaaaaaaaaaaaaaagactagCACACAAATCAAAGGGACAGAcggaaaaatcaaaagcaAGTAGTAAATTGTGAGTAAATCTTCATCTCTATTGCTTGCCTCTTTTGCACTTTATTACAAAGTATGCGGGTAATTTGACTGCTCTTATTGTTCGAGATCAAAAACGTaacattctttatttatataagtCGATGTTCTATACGTGCATTCTTGTAAGCCCTTCAACAAATAAATAGcaagtggaaaaaaaaaagatttaaaaATTGAGACGACGAGTCGAACGACAGATAGCGAGACGATATATAAATAAGTATAAGAAAGATGGACATCAGCGCCACTTGCTATGGGTACATCGATAACGAGGAAGATCTGGCCCTGATTTTCCAGGGCGTTTTTGATGAACAATTGAGATGTGTCGAACGAAGGCCATATGAAGCAGAGAAGGCTAAATTGGCTGGCTCaggaaatatttttgttttcagcGAAGAGAAATCAGGCATCAAAAGATGGACTGATGGTTATTCTTGGTCTCCCTCTAGAATTTCAGGAAAATTTCTAGTGTACAGGGAGTATAATAGACTCGGCCCCACACAAAATCCCACGCTGTATGATATCTGTGATCAAAACATCTTTGAGAGATCCAATCGCCAATACTTTTATACTGGGTTGCTGAAAAAAACGTTCTCTTTGAAGTTCGGCACAGATCAaaccaacagcaacaagaTGGAAACTTTCCATATTGTTGCTTATTACACAGAAAAGGATATTCTCCAAGGAAGTTTGAAAAGACCTTCAGagaattcttttttcgaCAGATTTCAACCTTCAGAAAAACTATCAGATGCTCTGCAAAAAGTAGCTGTTGGCAATGGTAGATCAAATCCGTCTAAGAATAACGAAAGGGGCGGAAGCAGAGCACACAGATCGGGGATCCAACGGTCATTgtcgtcttcttcgtccCATAATGATCTCACGAGAAATAATACTAACACCTCACGAAATAGTTCTGCCAGTGTGTCCTCTTTTGTTGATGGTAGGGGTCCAATTCAGACTACTC
It encodes:
- the ENO2 gene encoding phosphopyruvate hydratase ENO2 produces the protein MAVSKVYARSVYDSRGNPTVEVELTTEKGVFRSMVPSGASTGVHEALEMRDGDKSKWLGQGVLNAVKNVNDVVAPAFVKANLDVKNQSAVDDFLLSLDGTANKSKLGANAILGVSMAAARAAAAEKNVPLYQHLAELSKSKTSPYVLPVPFLNVLNGGSHAGGALALQEFMIAPTGAKTFAEALRIGSEVYHNLKKLAKQRYGSSAGNVGDEGGVAPNIQTAEEALDLIVDAIKAAGHDGKVQIGLDCASSEFYKDGKYDLDFKNPESDKSKWLSGVQLADMYHSLMKKYPIVSIEDPFAEDDWEAWSHFFKTAGIQIVADDLTVTNPARIATAIEKKAADALLLKVNQIGTLSESIKAAQDSFAAGWGVMVSHRSGETEDTFIADLVVGLRTGQIKTGAPARSERLAKLNQLLRIEEELGSNAVFAGANFHHGDKL
- the CTR2 gene encoding low-affinity Cu transporter, which codes for MEGSTDHEHGGMHMGDGDDTCSMNMLFSWSYKNTCIVFKWWHIKTLPGLILSCLAIFGLAYLYEYLKYCIHKRQQSQRVLLPNRSQAKINQADKISNSILYGLQVGFSFMLMLVFMTYNGWLMLAVVCGAIWGNYSWSASYNPDIDDSSLACH
- the FMO1 gene encoding N,N-dimethylaniline monooxygenase, whose protein sequence is MTVNGKQRLAIIGGGPGGLAAARVFSQSLSNFEIEIFVKDHDIGGVWHYPEQERDTRVMYDHLETNISKELMQFSGFPFEASVPLYPSRIHIWKYLKKYYKTFIASQASITVHLSTEVTYLEKKDSKWEISSKNELGTTTSDFDFVIVASGHYSVPRFPSNITGIDQWFDNKSAGHSKDFKNCEFARDKIVIVVGNGSSGQDIANQLTTVAKKVYNSIRKPANNQPQSKLIETVSTINDADWKSHSVTLSDGQVIRNVDYVVFATGYYYNFPFIDPSIRSDVLGEGVTDDACSSVNLRGLWEHMVYVKDPTLAFALTPQLVIPFPLAELQAAITVEVFCKTLAIPADFDSTVCGAHNFPKGKDLEHYAELQRLLDCIPHRAGHFDPVKWDGRLTDLRNASYTDKEERNVLLTEHAQILNKQNLPYFLPAPHI